A single window of Pristis pectinata isolate sPriPec2 chromosome 8, sPriPec2.1.pri, whole genome shotgun sequence DNA harbors:
- the vma21 gene encoding vacuolar ATPase assembly integral membrane protein vma21, with the protein MERLDRTVLNAAPGAADFRGNDSSLLSVLKTLLFFTFLMIALPIGLYFGTKSYVFEGTFGMSNRDSYFYAAIVAVVAVHIVLALFVYVAWNEGSKQWRDGKQD; encoded by the exons ATGGAGCGGCTGGACAGAACAGTGCTGAACGCAGCTCCGGGTGCCGCCGACTTCAGGGG AAATGACAGCTCATTATTATCAGTACTGAAGACgctcctgttcttcacattccTAATGATTGCTTTACCAATTGGGTTGTATTTTGGAACAAAGTCTTATGTCTTTGAAG GTAcatttgggatgtcaaatagAGACAGCTACTTCTATGCTGCTATAGTTGCAGTAGTGGCTGTTCATATCGTGCTGGCTTTGTTTGTATACGTAGCATGGAATGAAGGCTCAAAGCAATGGCGCGATGGCAAACAGGATTAA